From the Streptomyces syringium genome, one window contains:
- a CDS encoding glycosyltransferase, producing MGSTRRPILFVSYPESGLLNPLLVLAEELSRRGVEDLWFATDGNRRSEIEALKVDTPVEFASLGEVVPEMSAVTWDDKTYREVTQRSRFKAHRAVIKHSFAPRSRVAKYRALEAVVDEVKPALMVIESMCQYAYELAVTKKIPFVLGVPFLPSNVLTSHVPFAKSYTPAHFPVPHTGLPLDMTPAQRAANHLFRLRTLGLFLTSDMRKVVEEDNRVREELGISPEARGMMVRIDKSELVLCYSVPELDYPFPVPPKMRLVGTMVPPLPQAPEDDGLSDWLARNDSVVYMGFGTITRLTRAHVASLVEVARRMSDRHQFLWKLPKEQQKLLPSAELLPDNLRIVDWVPSQLDVLAHPSVKVFFTHAGGNGFHEGLYFGKPLVVRPLWVDCDDQARRGQDFGVSLKLDRPETVDADDVVDKLARVLGDRSFRERAEHFGQILRAAGGRGAAADLILGLPALAKD from the coding sequence ATGGGCTCGACTCGGCGGCCGATTCTGTTTGTCAGTTATCCCGAAAGCGGACTGCTGAATCCGCTGCTCGTCCTGGCCGAGGAGCTGTCCCGCCGGGGCGTCGAGGACCTGTGGTTCGCGACGGACGGGAACCGGCGCTCGGAGATCGAGGCGCTCAAGGTGGACACCCCGGTGGAGTTCGCCTCCCTGGGCGAGGTGGTGCCCGAGATGTCGGCCGTCACCTGGGACGACAAGACGTACCGGGAGGTGACGCAGCGGTCGAGGTTCAAGGCGCACCGGGCGGTCATCAAGCATTCGTTCGCCCCCCGCTCGCGGGTGGCGAAGTACCGGGCGCTCGAGGCCGTGGTGGACGAGGTCAAGCCGGCGCTGATGGTCATCGAGAGCATGTGCCAGTACGCGTACGAGCTGGCGGTCACCAAGAAGATCCCGTTCGTGCTGGGTGTGCCGTTCCTGCCCAGCAATGTGCTGACCTCGCACGTGCCCTTCGCCAAGTCGTACACGCCGGCCCACTTCCCCGTGCCGCACACGGGTCTGCCGTTGGACATGACCCCCGCGCAGCGGGCGGCCAACCATCTGTTCCGCCTGCGCACGCTGGGGCTGTTCCTGACGTCCGACATGCGCAAGGTGGTGGAGGAGGACAACCGGGTCCGCGAGGAGCTGGGCATCTCTCCCGAGGCGCGCGGGATGATGGTCCGGATCGACAAGTCCGAGCTGGTCCTGTGCTATTCGGTGCCCGAGCTGGACTACCCGTTCCCCGTTCCCCCCAAGATGCGGCTGGTCGGCACGATGGTGCCGCCGCTGCCTCAGGCGCCCGAGGACGACGGCCTCTCGGACTGGCTCGCGCGCAACGACTCCGTGGTCTACATGGGGTTCGGCACGATCACCAGGCTGACGCGGGCGCACGTCGCGTCGCTGGTGGAGGTCGCGCGGCGGATGAGCGACCGGCACCAGTTCCTGTGGAAGCTGCCCAAGGAGCAGCAGAAGCTGCTGCCTTCGGCGGAGCTGCTGCCGGACAATCTGCGGATCGTGGACTGGGTTCCCTCCCAGCTCGATGTGCTGGCCCACCCGAGTGTGAAGGTCTTCTTCACGCACGCGGGCGGCAACGGTTTCCACGAGGGCCTGTACTTCGGCAAGCCCCTGGTCGTCAGGCCGTTGTGGGTGGACTGCGACGACCAGGCCCGGCGGGGTCAGGACTTCGGGGTGAGCCTGAAGCTCGACCGCCCCGAGACCGTCGACGCGGACGACGTGGTCGACAAGCTGGCCAGGGTGCTCGGCGACCGTTCGTTCCGCGAGCGCGCCGAGCACTTCGGACAGATTCTGCGGGCGGCCGGCGGGCGGGGCGCCGCGGCCGATCTGATCCTTGGACTCCCCGCACTGGCAAAGGACTGA
- a CDS encoding DegT/DnrJ/EryC1/StrS family aminotransferase encodes MAFTYPVSQPWLKGRELSYVTEAINDGWISSQGPKVKEFESEFARYNGVAHGVACSSGTTALTLALRALGVGPGDEVLIPEFTMIASAWSATYLGATPVFVDCGDDLNIDVSRIEEKITERTKVIMPVHVYGRRCDMDAIMELAHDYNLRVVEDSAEAHGVRPVGDIACYSLFANKIITSGEGGVCLTNDPRLAEQMAHLRGMAFNKAHNFLHKKLAYNFRMTNLQAAVALAQVEQLDEILATRREIEKRYDEGLRGIEGITLMPPRDVLWMYDLRAERREELRAFLADASIETRVFFKPMSMQPGYLDPVWPTLNATRFSEDGFYLPTHTGLTEDDQNYIIGKIREFYDAR; translated from the coding sequence ATGGCATTCACGTATCCGGTTTCGCAGCCCTGGCTCAAGGGGCGGGAACTTTCCTATGTGACCGAGGCGATCAACGACGGCTGGATCTCGTCGCAGGGCCCCAAGGTCAAGGAATTCGAGAGCGAATTCGCGCGGTACAACGGTGTCGCGCACGGAGTCGCCTGTTCCTCCGGGACCACGGCGCTGACCCTCGCCCTGCGGGCGCTCGGGGTCGGCCCGGGCGACGAGGTGCTGATCCCCGAATTCACGATGATCGCGAGCGCGTGGTCGGCGACGTATCTGGGCGCGACCCCGGTGTTCGTGGACTGCGGGGACGACCTCAATATCGATGTCTCCCGCATCGAGGAGAAGATCACCGAGCGCACGAAGGTCATCATGCCGGTGCACGTCTACGGGCGCCGGTGCGACATGGACGCGATCATGGAGCTGGCCCACGACTACAACCTGCGGGTCGTGGAGGACTCGGCGGAGGCGCACGGCGTACGGCCGGTCGGTGACATCGCCTGTTACTCGCTCTTCGCCAACAAGATCATCACCTCCGGTGAGGGCGGCGTCTGCCTCACCAACGACCCCCGGCTGGCCGAGCAGATGGCCCATCTGCGGGGGATGGCCTTCAACAAGGCGCACAACTTCCTGCACAAGAAGCTCGCCTACAACTTCCGTATGACGAACCTCCAGGCCGCCGTCGCACTGGCCCAGGTGGAGCAGCTCGACGAGATCCTGGCCACCCGCCGGGAGATAGAGAAGCGCTACGACGAGGGCCTGCGGGGCATCGAGGGGATCACCCTGATGCCCCCGCGGGACGTGCTGTGGATGTACGACCTGCGCGCCGAGCGCCGTGAGGAGCTGCGCGCGTTCCTGGCCGACGCCTCCATCGAGACCCGGGTGTTCTTCAAGCCGATGAGCATGCAGCCCGGCTATCTCGACCCGGTCTGGCCGACGCTGAACGCGACCCGGTTCAGCGAGGACGGCTTCTATCTGCCGACCCACACGGGCCTGACCGAGGACGACCAGAACTACATCATCGGGAAGATCCGCGAGTTCTACGACGCGCGCTGA